One genomic segment of Hordeum vulgare subsp. vulgare chromosome 2H, MorexV3_pseudomolecules_assembly, whole genome shotgun sequence includes these proteins:
- the LOC123425114 gene encoding uncharacterized protein LOC123425114: MGGLRRGGATDGLLSHSHRRRRHPGPNAPPHLAAGVGSSRKQGGEPGMHSNSLFDGSRLCTPKRAGRTPMKMLIDDDVYRDATARHTSPGIVGRLMGLDIMPSLGARIQDTCNGDRSQGRSPRSCSEISGNYSDRHAFSGDVPRRASTDEIPEFKDVFEVMETTRMKNRNRNTCSGHERVNSADLNFVRQKFMDAKRLSTDESSQRSKEFNSAVVASDLPSLGCPPSSGTKVVQVNLQGEHR, encoded by the exons ATGGGGGGACTCCGCCGCGGCGGAGCCACGGACGGTCTCCTCTCCCactcccaccgccgccgccgccaccccggcCCCAATGCTCCGCCCCATCTCGCCGCCG GAGTTGGATCCTCGAGGAAACAAGGAGGTGAACCTGGGATGCATTCCAATTCCTTG TTTGATGGGAGCAGGCTTTGTACACCCAAAAGAGCCGGTCGCACCCCGATGAAAATGCTCATAGACGATGATGTCTACAGAGATGCCACTGCTAGGCATACGTCTCCTGGTATTGTGGGCAGGCTCATGGGCCTTGACATAATGCCTTCACTTGGAGCGCGCATCCAAGATACATGTAACGGGGACCGTTCACAGGGCAGGTCGCCACGGAGTTGCAGTGAGATATCCGGGAATTATAGTGACAGACACGCCTTCTCGGGGGATGTTCCACGTAGGGCAAGCACTGATGAGATTCCGGAATTCAAAGATGTTTTCGAAGTAATGGAGACCACCAGAATGAAGAACCGAAACCGCAACACTTGTTCTGGGCATGAGAGGGTTAACAGTGCTGACCTTAATTTTGTAAGGCAGAAATTTATGGATGCAAAACGCCTTTCTACTGATGAGTCTTCTCAGAGATCGAAAGAGTTCAATAGTGCGGTTGTCGCGAGTGATCTGCCCAGTCTCGGTTGTCCTCCATCCTCTGGC ACAAAAGTTGTCCAGGTCAACCTACAGGGAGAACATCGATAA
- the LOC123424574 gene encoding uncharacterized protein LOC123424574, translating to MEGAFPITNDMFCSSYRRSEACVDDGTRQYAEESVPQTSAAYSDARRQRGKGSREIAREVSTQMKTAAVRGDANGKQKLSLDIGTSNRDEQVSLLTSMTKLKSSAAVERSSGLHDAPDGPCAGTSPTHSAKRSIRREARRRLADRWKTTQKHQHQHPSEDANTTFSTLGDMLALSDKETSKFTSGAAACRQWPEGELHRDVMPGSCGYPLGISSNDGWKDDNICGLTRLESVSTSSINQGSPKSSSRKAGCMHGEYSMAENIIGSGPYNSEDLHQDRPRRSLVRSSTYRSDESDVQSLDEAQSVVTEREIHVNFEEPTYSGAVPELSETGGRLVHGGNSDHSLCGELHAPKWSDSSPDPAQAGATCTGLTFSLCGEHGLYSSHAVPEWQGEAQSSAQNMILDQEQTFAIDDHFIVPSPRYSASQIERNEHDRCEDNQAPSDHLTEIVSVVSSNEDEQPSPVSVLGSSVDAEDCCSGGFEKISADLQGLRMQLRLLKMEATDDADDTDLALFSDDETAASCELSNESAPTASRAFKDEDERDFSYVADVLAFLANQSSEYDLLLSVRYLSSGSRACDDAYDDLERKYGELVLWPQPERRLLFDLANDVLVDVIACLTQCSSQELARKCGLGMEWDRERIVEEVWERVCRQRRETECFQEEKLMGVGWLDCEDVTDEMVEDIGSMLGEDLLEEVIGDLYLLDLFG from the exons ATGGAAGGGGCATTTCCAATAACCAATGACATGTTCTGCTCCAGTTACAGAAGGTCCGAAGCATGCGTAGATGATGGTACAAGGCAGTATGCAGAGGAATCCGTGCCTCAGACCTCTGCAGCATATTCCGATGCACGGCGCCAAAGAGGTAAGGGGTCCAGAGAAATTGCTCGAGAGGTTTCGACACAAATGAAGACAGCTGCTGTCAGGGGAGATGCAAATGGAAAACAGAAACTCAGTCTAGATATTGGGACATCCAACCGGGATGAACAGGTGTCTTTGTTGACATCCATGACCAAGCTAAAAAGTTCGGCAGCAGTAGAAAGATCTTCCGGTCTACATGATGCTCCAGATGGTCCTTGCGCAGGGACTTCACCGACACATTCAGCTAAAAGATCAATTAGGAGGGAAGCAAGGAGACGCCTAGCTGACAGATGGAAGACGACCCAgaaacatcaacatcaacatccATCAGAAGATGCTAATACTACATTCAGCACACTTGGGGACATGCTTGCTCTCTCTGACAAAGAGACCTCAAAGTTTACTTCAGGGGCAGCAGCTTGCCGGCAATGGCCAGAAGGCGAGTTGCATCGAGATGTGATGCCAGGATCATGTGGTTATCCTCTTGGTATCAGTAGCAATGATGGCTGGAAAGATGATAACATATGTGGCTTAACAAGGTTGGAGTCTGTTTCTACTTCATCCATCAACCAAGGGAGTCCGAAATCGAGCAGCAGAAAAGCAGGTTGCATGCATGGTGAGTATTCTATGGCAGAGAACATCATCGGATCAGGGCCATATAATTCTGAAGATCTGCATCAGGACAGACCAAGGAGATCGTTAGTCAGAAGTTCGACATATCGCTCTGATGAAAGCGATGTGCAGTCTCTGGATGAAGCGCAAAGTGTGGTGACCGAGCGCGAGATacatgtgaattttgaagaaccaACTTACAGCGGTGCAGTGCCAGAGCTATCTGAAACTGGAGGAAGACTTGTGCATGGTGGAAATTCTGACCATagtttatgtggtgaactacatGCACCGAAGTGGTCGGACTCTTCCCCGGACCCTGCGCAAGCGGGAGCTACATGCACCGGGCTAACCTTTAGTTTATGTGGTGAACACGGTTTATATAGCAGTCATGCAGTTCCAGAGTGGCAGGGGGAGGCTCAGTCTTCTGCACAGAACATGATTCTGGACCAAGAGCAGACATTTGCAATAGATGACCATTTTATTGTCCCTAGCCCACGATATTCTGCATCTCAG ATTGAGAGGAATGAGCACGATCGGTGTGAAGATAATCAAGCTCCATCCGATCATCTGACAGAAATAGTATCCGTCGTGAGCTCCAACGAAGACGAACAACCGAGTCCGGTGTCTGTCCTCGGATCTTCGGTGGACGCAGAAGACTGTTGCTCAGGAGGTTTTGAGAAAATAAGTGCAGACCTTCAAG GGCTCAGGATGCAACTCCGCCTGCTCAAGATGGAGGCGACGGACGACGCGGACGACACCGACCTCGCTCTATTCAGCGACGATGAAACTGCCGCGAGCTGCGAACTATCCAACGAAAGCGCACCGACAGCGTCCCGTGCTTTCAAGGACGAAGACGAGAGGGACTTCTCTTATGTGGCTGATGTGCTCGCATTTCTAGCCAACCAGAGTTCTGAGTACGATCTTCTGCTCAGCGTGCGCTATCTATCGTCGGGGTCTCGGGCGTGCGACGACGCGTACGATGACCTCGAGAGGAAGTACGGTGAGCTCGTCCTGTGGCCGCAACCGGAGAGACGGCTCCTCTTCGACCTGGCGAACGACGTCCTCGTGGATGTGATCGCCTGTTTGACACAGTGTAGCAGTCAGGAGTTGGCGAGGAAGTGTGGGCTGGGCATGGAATGGGACAGGGAGAGGATTGTGGAGGAGGTGTGGGAGAGGGTgtgccggcaacggcgcgagacggAGTGCTTCCAGGAGGAGAAGCTGATGGGTGTGGGGTGGCTGGACTGCGAGGATGTCACCGATGAGATGGTGGAAGACATTGGGAGCATGCTGGGTGAGGATCTCCTGGAGGAAGTCATAGGTGACCTCTATCTGCTGGATCTTTTTGGGTAG